The nucleotide window TGGATCAGTGAGTTATGAGTATGGATGAAAGAATGGCAATACAAAGTATGCAATACACACAGTATAGTAAAATCTTGAGTTTGGCAAGTCACCACTCTCTCCCTCTTtggcaattttatttttttggcagGTCGGCAATATTTTCTTTGGCAGGTTGGCAAGTCGGCAAAGTTGTTACAGTTTTAACAACTTGGGAGGAGAGTACCTCTTGGGTCTATTTGTTATTGTGAAACGTGTTTGACCACCCTGGGGCAGTTGTaaaagtagaagaaaaatatgcgtGTACATGATTGTTCGATCAGTACTTGATGTCGTGTTGTTCATGTTGTCATTGCAATATTGAAATTGATAGATGGACCTAAACAAAAGCTTTATATAGTGTTAGatatttaaatatttgtttattaaatatttaattttatttgaatGGAAATTTGCTGCACTAATATCTTGTAACTGTTCAGAAGCTGCCTACAAGATATCTGTTAAAGGAGTCTTAATGAACCAAGACAGTATTTTATTTGAAACAATGCAACTGATACCATTAAATCAGTAAACACGTTCGTTCACAAATAGAAATCTGACTCTCATAAAACAAACTTCAATTCCTTCATTCTGATAATCCATTCTTGAAATCTTTTGCATCAAAGTTTATTCGAAAATATTCAACCATATAAGACTATAAGAGAGAGTGCTGCACAATTTATGCTCGTTTGTTTTCTAGATAGTAGTGTTTCTTTCAGAAAATATCTAATCGTTGAATTTCTGAGAAGCGCTTGTCAATTACCAATTACCCTTCAACCACCAAGTGAGGCAATTTCGctttaaggaaataaaacaaagtTCTAGTCCCGATCATTGTCATCAAAGATTTTGCTTAACTTTCTGTTATTTCCTTATACATGTTTGGTTGATATATGAGATTATAAATACAGTAATTTcttctataatttttgtaaCATATATATCAATCCATTTTCATATCTTCGGGACGACTAATAGCCAACTAAGTAGGGACGACGTTCAGCCAAAGGAATGTTTGGTCCTTCCCTCACTTCAttaaagtttttctttttatcaaagagagagaaagcaatAGCATTCATTTTCAGTGCATTATCAGAATCAAACAAGAGAAAATTATAATTCTAAATAAGCTGCAATAAGTACAGGTACAACGACATATATATCGAAATATACCGTCAACGTAATTAAGATGACATATGTAAGAGGTACATTCAAATATCTCAAAAACAACCACAGCCAGAGACAAAGAAAGTGAGAAATGCAGGCAATTGTGaataactagctagctagctagtaaaACTTCACTTATGCATGTTAACCCGAATGTTGAGTGTCTGGCTGCAGGCGGTGAGAATCAAAATGAAGATACCTATCCCGAAAGCTAAAATTCTCCAGGGATTAGAAAATTTTTCACTCTTGAGTAAAGCCAACCATGTATGCCATCTCGACCTGTAACGATCATTCACTTTTTCGCACAGCTCAACATAGTAGAACTTATTGTGCGGGATGTCCTTGTAAAGGTTGCTGAAGAACTTACAACCATCTTCATCACTCATCCAGTTACCAATTACTTTTTCCTTGCAAAGTAATTCCATATCTTCCTTCGAAGATATGAGGTTATCCATAAAGATGGCATAAGATGTTATCTCGTTTGAATAACCATGGTAGCATTGCTCAATTGCAATAAGGTTCCTGAATAATGTTTCCGATGACATTCCAACGTTTAGCTGTGGAATCTCAAGAATCCCATTCCTGAACCACCCACCCTCTTTGAATTGGATGTCCATTATGCTATCCTTTTCGATGCTTTTGAATTTAATGTTTGCCTTTGAGAGAGCGGTTGCGGTACGAATTTGATGTTGATCTGGGTCTTCATGAACAGCTTTATTGTCTCTCTTGTCTTTGTTCCCAGTGTGCACTTGATGTTCTTGAGGGTTGGATGTACCTTCTTTACCAGCTGCTTTATGCCCTGTCTCTTTTATGTTAGTTAATGGAATAACTATGGAAGCTCTTACCAGATCAAGTATGTGCAGAACATCAGCATCACAATGACACTCGTTTTCATGGAGATGCGTTTTATAGGTTGAGCAACTATGTTTCAGTGATGGTAGTATGCTAAGCGCTTTCAGGATTATAATAGAGAGGGAAGCTTCACCAGAGTACACATCACGGGAAGCTTCACCAGGGTATATATCAAGGGTAAGGCCATACAAACTGTGGATTACAAACCAAGGTAGTTGATTCTCTAGGAGCAAAATGTCATGGCATAGGAAATGAAacatacaatccatgttgaacaCAGGGTCATCAAAGGCCCTATGTTTCGGATCATCACACTTCCGAAACAGTTGAATTAGGAAGCAACCGTCAACTATCATCATCTCGATGAAGTCTTTGGAAGAAATATGATCAAGTGGTTCTGCATAAAAATTGCGGGCTCGTTCCTCAAAGCCACCTTCATTTTTCTGATCTGAGAGCTCAGTAACTTTTGTGGTCAACTCTTCCAAAGTAATCTTCATACCTGTGAGAATTTCATTCAAATAGCTCTTCTTCACTCGTTCCGTCAGTTGGAAATCTTCCTCGCCTTTGCCTTCGTTGCCTCCCTTGCCTCCTTTACCTTCCTCCTTGCCTTGCTTTTCTCGATAATGATGAAAAGGTCCCATTGAAACAACCTCAGGTGTATATGCTTCTGGGTTTCGTCTCCGGAGCACGTTAGGAACCCTGAAGATGCTTTTCTTGCATTTCTTGCCAATATGGATAACTGTATGATCTTTAGCACTCTTATAATTTGCAGACATGAGTGTTATATATGATAAATCCCCAACTAATCAGTTTGAACTCCTGAAAAGGTTGAAACAAGTTGCAATTAATGGAGCATATAATCAAATTACCAAGAAATGAAAATCAAATGAATAAAATACAAACTGCGTGTAATGAGTATAGATACACCATACCTAGCTAGCAATGAG belongs to Rosa chinensis cultivar Old Blush chromosome 4, RchiOBHm-V2, whole genome shotgun sequence and includes:
- the LOC112197547 gene encoding UPF0481 protein At3g47200: MSANYKSAKDHTVIHIGKKCKKSIFRVPNVLRRRNPEAYTPEVVSMGPFHHYREKQGKEEGKGGKGGNEGKGEEDFQLTERVKKSYLNEILTGMKITLEELTTKVTELSDQKNEGGFEERARNFYAEPLDHISSKDFIEMMIVDGCFLIQLFRKCDDPKHRAFDDPVFNMDCMFHFLCHDILLLENQLPWFVIHSLYGLTLDIYPGEASRDVYSGEASLSIIILKALSILPSLKHSCSTYKTHLHENECHCDADVLHILDLVRASIVIPLTNIKETGHKAAGKEGTSNPQEHQVHTGNKDKRDNKAVHEDPDQHQIRTATALSKANIKFKSIEKDSIMDIQFKEGGWFRNGILEIPQLNVGMSSETLFRNLIAIEQCYHGYSNEITSYAIFMDNLISSKEDMELLCKEKVIGNWMSDEDGCKFFSNLYKDIPHNKFYYVELCEKVNDRYRSRWHTWLALLKSEKFSNPWRILAFGIGIFILILTACSQTLNIRVNMHK